The following coding sequences lie in one Apium graveolens cultivar Ventura chromosome 1, ASM990537v1, whole genome shotgun sequence genomic window:
- the LOC141678767 gene encoding pyruvate kinase, cytosolic isozyme, whose product MSNIDIEGILKELPNDGRVPKTKIVCTLGPASRSVSMIEKLLKAGMNVARFNFSHGTHEYHQETLDNLRIGTQNTQIMCAVMLDTKGPEIRTGFLKDGKPIQLKEGREITISTDYDIKGDEETISMSYKKLPVDIKPGNTILCADGTITLTVLSCDPAAGTVRCRCENTAMLGERKNVNLPGVVVDLPTLTEKDKEDILLWGVPNKIDMIALSFVRKGSDLVNVRKVLGKHAKTIQLMSKVENQEGVINFDEILRETDSFMVARGDLGMEIPVEKIFLAQKMMIYKCNLAGKPVVTATQMLESMIKSPRPTRAEATDVANAVLDGTDCVMLSGESAAGAYPEIAVKTMARICIEAESSLDYGSIFKEMIKATPLPMSPLESLASSAVRAANKARAKLIVVLTRGGTTAKLVAKYRPAVPILSVVVPVLTTDSFDWTCSDESPARHSLIYRGLIPILAEGSAKATDAESTEVILKAALKSATKKGLCVPGDAAVVLHRIGSASVIKICVV is encoded by the exons ATGTCGAACATTGATATTGAGGGAATTCTGAAGGAGCTTCCTAATGACGGCCGTGTTCCGAAGACAAAAATTGTGTGCACTCTGGGCCCTGCTTCTCGTTCTGTATCCATGATTGAGAAGCTTTTGAAGGCCGGAATGAATGTTGCTAGATTTAACTTCTCTCACGGGACTCATGAGTACCATCAGGAAACATTGGATAATCTCAGGATTGGAACGCAGAATACTCAGATCATGTGTGCGGTGATGCTCGATACAAAG GGACCTGAGATTCGTACGGGTTTTTTGAAAGATGGAAAGCCTATCCAGCTGAAGGAAGGTCGGGAAATCACTATAAGCACAGATTACGACATAAAGGGTGATGAAGAGACTATTTCCATGAGCTACAAAAAGTTGCCCGTAGATATTAAGCCTGGAAATACTATATTATGCGCAGACGGCACCATTACTCTCACCGTCTTGTCGTGTGACCCAGCTGCTGGCACAGTCAGATGCCGTTGTGAAAACACTGCTATGCTAGGTGAGAGGAAGAACGTGAATCTTCCTGGTGTTGTTGTGGATCTCCCAACACTAACAGAAAAGGACAAGGAAGACATCTTGCTGTGGGGCGTTCCGAACAAGATTGACATGATTGCACTCTCTTTTGTTCGCAAGGGTTCTGACCTTGTTAATGTTCGTAAGGTCCTTGGGAAGCATGCAAAAACTATACAGTTAATGTCAAAG GTAGAGAATCAGGAGGGAGTTATTAACTTTGATGAAATCTTGCGTGAGACAGACTCATTTATGGTTGCTCGTGGTGATCTTGGTATGGAAATCCCAGTTGAAAAGATATTCTTGGCACAGAAAATGATGATTTATAAGTGTAATCTTGCTGGTAAGCCTGTGGTAACTGCCACTCAAATGCTTGAATCGATGATCAAGTCTCCACGTCCAACCCGTGCTGAGGCCACTGATGTTGCTAACGCTGTCTTAGACGGCACTGACTGTGTTATGCTTAGTGGGGAGAGTGCAGCTGGGGCCTATCCCGAAATCGCAGTGAAAACAATGGCTCGTATTTGTATCGAGGCAGAGTCCTCGCTTGACTATGGGTCTATATTCAAGGAGATGATTAAGGCAACCCCTCTGCCAATGAGCCCACTGGAGAGTCTTGCATCTTCTGCTGTTCGAGCAGCCAACAAGGCAAGAGCAAAACTCATTGTAGTGCTGACTCGTGGTGGGACTACAGCAAAGCTAGTTGCCAAGTACAGGCCAGCAGTCCCAATCCTCTCAGTTGTTGTCCCAGTTCTGACAACGGACTCCTTTGATTGGACCTGCAGTGATGAAAGCCCAGCAAGGCACAGCCTGATCTATAGAGGCCTGATCCCGATTCTTGCTGAAGGATCTGCAAAggctacagatgcagaatcaacTGAAGTGATCCTAAAAGCTGCTTTAAAATCAGCAACAAAGAAAGGATTGTGTGTTCCTGGTGATGCAGCTGTGGTGCTTCATCGAATTGGATCTGCTTCCGTCATCAAGATCTGTGTAGTGTAG
- the LOC141678786 gene encoding alpha-galactosidase 1-like produces the protein MDTRSKLLCTLVLIVIVSLARSSVSASVYNEKMESLVKARRSLLANGLGNTPPMGWNSWNYFYCDVTEKVIRESADALISTGLDKLGYKYVNIDDCWAEQTRNKEGYLVANKTTFPSGIRALADYVHQKGLKLGIYSDAGEYTCSHRMPGSLGNEEKDANTFADWQIDYLKYDNCYNTGLKPMERYPIMTRALMKAGRPIFFSLCEWGDMHPALWGNRVGNSWRTTDDIARNWDSMVSRADQNEVYAEYARPGGWNDPDMLEIGNGGMTHDENIVHFSIWAISKAPLLIGCDVRNMTKETFEIISNKEVIAVNQDPLGIQAKKVRMEGSYEVWAGPLSGYRVAIVLLNRSISPVNITAHWDDIGLPPNTKVIARDLWKHQTLKKQLAGSLTEVVYPHACRMYVLKPVL, from the exons ATGGATACTAGAAGCAAGTTGCTATGCACCTTAGTTTTGATAGTAATAGTAAGCTTAGCTCGTAGTAGTGTATCTGCATCAGTTTATAATGAGAAAATGGAGAGTTTAGTGAAAGCTAGACGTTCTTTGCTCGCCAATGGCCTTGGCAACACTCCTCCTATGGG GTGGAATAGTTGGAATTACTTCTACTGTGATGTCACGGAGAAAGTTATTAGAGAATCTG CTGATGCTCTGATCTCGACTGGTCTGGATAAGCTTGGTTATAAATATGTTAATATAG ATGATTGCTGGGCTGAACAAACTCGTAACAAAGAG GGCTATCTAGTGGCTAACAAAACCACATTTCCTTCCGGCATAAGAGCTTTAGCAGACTATGTTCACCAGAAGGGTCTTAAGTTAGGAATCTACTCAGATGCAGG AGAATACACTTGCAGTCATAGAATGCCTGGTTCACTTGGCAACGAGGAAAAAGATGCCAACACCTTCGCTGATTGG CAAATCGATTATTTGAAGTATGACAACTGTTACAACACCGGGCTAAAACCAATGGAACG GTACCCGATAATGACCAGAGCTCTTATGAAAGCAGGGCGTCCTATATTCTTCTCCTTATGTGAATG GGGAGACATGCATCCAGCTTTATGGGGTAACAGAGTTGGAAACAGTTGGAGAACCACTGATGACATTGCACGTAACTGGGATAG TATGGTGTCTAGAGCAGACCAGAATGAAGTTTATGCCGAATATGCAAGGCCTGGTGGCTGGAATG ATCCGGACATGCTTGAGATTGGAAATGGAGGGATGACACATGACGAAAACATTGTTCATTTTAGCATATGGGCTATTTCCAAA GCTCCTCTTCTCATAGGGTGTGATGTGAGAAACATGACAAAGGAGACATTTGAAATAATCAGCAATAAGGAGGTTATAGCTGTTAACCAAG ATCCGCTAGGTATTCAAGCTAAAAAAGTTCGGATGGAAGGTAGCTATGAG GTCTGGGCAGGACCGCTTTCAGGTTACAGAGTAGCGATTGTACTTCTCAACCGTAGCATTAGTCCTGTGAACATCACTGCTCACTGGGATGACATAGGTCTCCCACCGAATACTAAAGTAATAGCAAGAGATCTTTGGAAG CATCAAACATTGAAGAAGCAATTGGCTGGATCCTTGACAGAAGTAGTGTATCCTCATGCATGCAGAATGTATGTCTTGAAGCCTGTGTTATGA